The following proteins come from a genomic window of Anas platyrhynchos isolate ZD024472 breed Pekin duck chromosome 20, IASCAAS_PekinDuck_T2T, whole genome shotgun sequence:
- the SYNRG gene encoding synergin gamma isoform X6, protein MALRAGPGAGGGGGGGGGGAPGGGGAPGGAGGASFMFPVAGGLGPPQGMIPMQQQGFPMVPVMQSNMPGMMGMNYGSQMPPGPMAMQGGMPLGPMPAAGMPYMGQASFLGMRPAAPQYTPDMQKQFAEEQQKRFEHQQKFLEEERKRRQFEEQKQKLRLLSSVKPKAGEKSRDDALEAIKGNLDGFSRDAKMHPTPASHPKKPGVGVFPSQDPIQQMLPPWIYNDSLVPELYKKILETTLTPAGIDTAKLYPILMSSGLPRETLGQIWALANRTTPGKLTKEELYSVLAMIAVTQRGIPAVSPDVLNQFPAAPVPTLTGFPMPLPATVSQQPLMPSGPPPVSMPLSMGPAVIGMNITAPAGGAAAQPSGAFMPSYPPSQVVKPEDDDFQEFQDASKSGSLDESFTDFQGDGAGSSKATSSQHRSSVPSLLMPLPGNKTLSSTDKYAVFKGIAAEKPESTATFGDCGDKYSAFRELEQPSETKYIGDNLAEFKSAATDDGFTDFKTADSIPPLEPPTKDKTFPTSFPSLPIQSKQQTQAKPSLNLADLDLFSSTGENKQLSFPPAFNASKSSSSFPPPPLPSTTAQPAPSKSSSLADEFGEFNLFGEFSNCTSASGQDDFADFMAFNNSGGFSEQKPDDKYNALKLEASPVPQPGSCASTVKSGQNSATSATPTKYDIFKQLSLEGSGAGFEEGKDNTLSSVKSDDDFADFHSNKFSSTCSSTDKSLVDKVAAFKQAKEDSASVKSLDLPSIGGSSVGKEDSEDALSVQFDMKLADVGGDLKHVMSDSSLDLPTVSGQHPPAADIDDLKCAPFGSYNSGSAVSSLASYDWSDKEDIHQSKKFSSFVQASGSGSSAATSVLQKKETLFGSSENITMTTVSKVTTFSSEDALQDVSFAAFANFKDSGPISSGPSDDDIGDFGDFARPSSEAQDAAADTSQEADFLATGISSEMRRESTDDFGEFQSEKPKISKFDFLVATSQGKMKSSEEMIKSELATFDLSVQGSHKRSLSLGDREISRSSPLPVLEQPFRDRSNTLSEKPALPVIRDKYKDLTGEVEESERYAYEWQRCLESALQVIKKANDTLNGISSSSVCTEVIQSAQGMEYLLGVVEVYRVTKRVELGIKATAVCSEKLQQLLKDIDKVWNNLISFMSLAALTPDENSLDFSSCMLRPGIKNAQDLACGVCLLNVDSRSKAFNSETDNFKLAYGGHQYHASCANFWINCVEPKPPGLILPDLL, encoded by the exons ATGGCGCTGCGGGCAGGGCCCGGCGCggggggaggaggcggcggtggaggCGGAGGGgcgccggggggcggcggggcgccgggaggagcggggggaGCCAG ctTCATGTTTCCTGTCGCAGGTGGCTTGGGCCCCCCTCAAG GGATGATTCCTATGCAACAGCAAGGATTTCCAATGGTTCCTGTCATGCAGTCCAACATGCCAGGCATGATGGGAATGAATTACGGGTCTCAGATGCCTCCCGGACCTATGGCCATGCAG GGGGGCATGCCCTTGGGTCCGATGCCGGCAGCTGGAATGCCTTACATGGGCCAGGCTTCTTTCCTGGGAATGCGTCCAGCAGCCCCGCAGTACACCCCTGACATGCAGAAGCAGTTTGCAGAAGAACAGCA AAAGAGGTTTGAGCATCAGCAGAAGTTCTTAGAAGAAGAACGAAAGCGGCGCCAGTTTGAAGAGCAGAAGCAAAAGTTGAGGCTCCTGAGCAGTGTGAAACCTAAG GCAGGTGAAAAAAGCAGGGATGATGCACTGGAAGCCATTAAAGGAAATTTAGATGGTTTTTCTAGAGATGCTAAGATGCACCCAACACCAGCGTCACACCCAAAAAAGCCAG GAGTTGGAGTATTCCCTTCACAGGACCCAATTCAGCAAATGTTGCCTCCTTGGATTTACAACGATAGTTTGGTCCCAG AGCTGTATAAGAAAATTTTAGAAACCACTTTGACTCCTGCTGGAATAGATACAGCTAAGCTGTATCCCATCCTGATGTCATCTGGATTGCCCAGAGAGACTCTTGGACAAATATGGGCTTTAGCCAACCGTACCACCCCTGGGAAGCTCACGAAAGAAGAGCTGTACTCCGTCCTGGCTATGATAGCGGTAACACAG AGAGGAATACCTGCAGTGAGTCCTGATGTGTTAAACCAGTTTCCAGCTGCCCCTGTCCCCACTTTAACTGGATTTCCGATGCCGCTGCCTGCCACAGTAAGCCAGCAGCCTCTGATGCCCTCTGGACCACCACCTGTCTCCATGCCTCTTAGCATGGGACCAGCTGTGATAGGAATGAACATAACGGCACCAGCGggtggagctgcagcacagccttcggGAGCTTTCATGCCATCCTACCCGCCAAGTCAG GTAGTAAAACCAGAAGATGATGACTTCCAAGAGTTTCAAGATGCTTCAAAGTCTGGCTCACTAGATGAATCTTTCACTGATTTCCAAGGGGATGGAGCTGGCTCCTCCAAAGCAACCAGTTCACAGCATCGGAGCAG tgTTCCTTCTTTACTAATGCCACTCCCAGGTAATAAGACACTCTCATCAACTGATAAGTATGCTGTGTTTAAAGGAATTGCAGCTGAGAAGCCTGAAAGTACAGCTACTTTTGgag ACTGTGGGGACAAGTATAGTGCTTTCCGTGAATTAGAACAACCATCAGAGACCAAATACATAG GAGATAACCTTGCAGAATTCAAGTCTGCAGCAACCGATGATGGCTTCACAGATTTTAAAACTGCCGACAGTATCCCACCATTAGAGCCGCCTACAAAAGACAAAACTTTCCCTACATCCTTCCCTTCTTTGCCTATTCAGTCAAAACAGCAAACACAAGCTAAGCCCTCTTTGAATCTAGCAGACTTGGATCTTTTTTCCTCTACTGGAGAAAACAAGCAGCTCTCCTTCCCGCCTGCATTTAACGCATCAAAATCgtcctcctcctttcctccaccACCACTTCCATCTACCACTGCGCAGCCAGCACCTAGCAAAAGTTCGAGCTTAGCTGATGAGTTTGGAGAGTTCAAcctttttggggaattttctaaTTGCACATCAGCCAGTGGACAAGATGACTTTGCAGATTTTATGGCTTTCAACAATAGCGGTGGATTTTCTGAACAAAAACCAGACGACAAATACAATGCACTTAAGCTAGAGGCCAGCCCTGTTCCTCAGCCTGGCTCATGTGCCAGCACGGTGAAGAGTGGACAGAATTCAGCCACCTCTGCTACGCCCACCAAATACGATATCTTCAAACAGCTTTCTCTGGAAGGCTCTGGAGCAggctttgaggaggggaaggacaACACGCTTTCCTCAGTGAAGAGCGACGATGATTTTGCTGACTTTCACTCCAACAAGTTTTCTTCCACGTGCAGCAGCACAGATAAGTCCCTGGTGGACAAAGTCGCAGCTTTCAAGCAGGCCAAAGAAGACTCTGCGTCAGTGAAGTCTCTGGATCTCCCGTCTATTGGCGGCAGCAGTGTTGGCAAGGAGGATTCTGAAGATGCGTTGTCTGTTCAGTTTGACATGAAACTGGCTGATGTGGGAGGAGATCTTAAGCATGTCATGTCTGATAGCTCTTTGGATTTGCCAACAGTTAGTGGCCAGcatccaccagcagcag aTATAGATGACTTAAAATGTGCCCCGTTTGGAAGCTATAACAGTGGGTCTGCAGTCAGCAGCCTGGCAAGCTACGACTGGTCCGACAAAGAAGACATTCACCAGAGCAAGAAGTTCTCCTCCTTTGTCCAGGCTTCGGGAAGCGGATCCTCTGCAGCTACCTCTGTTCTTCAGAAGAAGGAGACTTTGTTTGGCAGTTCAGAAAACATTACCATGACAACCGTTTCCAAAGTGACAACCTTTTCTAGCGAGGATGCATTGCAGGATGTTTCgtttgcagcctttgcaaactTTAAGGACTCCGGACCAATATCCAGCGGTCCAAGTGATGATGACATTGGAGACTTTGGTGATTTTGCAAGACCTTCATCAGAAGCGCAGGATGCAGCAGCCGACACAAGTCAAGAGGCAGACTTCCTTGCTACTGGCATCTCTTCCGAAATGCGCAGGGAGTCCACGGATGACTTTGGAGAATTCCAAAGTGAAAAGCCAAAAATTAGCAAATTTGACTTCTTGGTGGCAACTTCCCAAGGCAAGATGAAATCTAGTGAAGAAATGATCAAGAGTGAGCTGGCTACCTTTGACCTGTCTGTTCAAG GGTCTCATAAAAGGAGTTTAAGCCTAGGTGACAGAGAAATAAGCCGCTCTTCACCTCTACCGGTTTTGGAGCAGCCGTTTAGAGATCGTTCAAACACCCTGAGTGAGAAGCCGGCCTTGCCTGTCATCAGAGACAAATACAAAGACCTGACTGGGGAAGTTGAG GAAAGTGAGAGATACGCTTATGAATGGCAAAGATGCTTGGAGAGTGCCCTGCAA GTcataaagaaagcaaatgatACCTTAAATGGAATAAGCAGTTCATCTGTTTGCACTGAAGTTATCCAGTCTGCTCAAGGCATGGAATATTTACTAG GGGTTGTTGAAGTCTATAGAGTAACAAAGAGAGTTGAACTGGGTATCAAAGCAACAGCTGTCTGTAGCGAGAAACTCCAACAGCTGCTGAAGGATATTGACAAAGTATGGAACAACCTAATAAGCTTCATGTCACTTGCTGCTTTAACG